In Mastigocladopsis repens PCC 10914, a single window of DNA contains:
- the gatB gene encoding Asp-tRNA(Asn)/Glu-tRNA(Gln) amidotransferase subunit GatB: protein MTSAAPVKTEYEAIIGLETHCQLSTKTKIFSSSSTAFGADPNTNIDPVCMGLPGVLPVLNEKVLEYAVKAGLALNCQIAKYSKFDRKQYFYPDLPKNYQISQYDLPIAEHGWLEIELVDADANPVRKKIGITRLHMEEDAGKLVHAGSDRLSGSTYSLVDYNRAGVPLVEIVSEPDLRSGQEAAEYAQELRRILRYLGVSDGNMQEGSLRCDVNISVRPVGQKEFGTKVEIKNMNSFNAIQRAIEYEIERQIVAVEAGERIIQETRLWEEGSQRTISMRVKEGSSDYRYFPEPDLAPIEVSNEQLEEWRSHLPELPAQKRHHYECELGLTVYDARVLTEERAVAEYFEAVIAAGANPKQAANWITQDIAAYLNKNKLNITEIALTPTNLADVITRIEKGKISNAIAKEKLPDLLNGRSPEELFKDKELISDPSLLEAIIDEVMAANPKELEKYRNGNTNLKGFFVGQVLKKTNKLAEPKLTNQLVEKKLNG from the coding sequence ATGACTTCTGCTGCTCCAGTAAAAACTGAGTACGAGGCAATTATTGGTCTAGAAACCCATTGTCAGCTCAGCACCAAAACAAAGATTTTCTCTTCTAGCTCTACGGCATTTGGTGCTGACCCCAATACTAACATTGACCCAGTTTGCATGGGTTTGCCTGGTGTTTTGCCTGTCCTTAATGAAAAAGTCCTAGAATACGCTGTCAAAGCGGGTCTGGCGTTGAATTGCCAAATTGCAAAATATAGCAAATTTGACCGCAAGCAGTATTTTTATCCTGACTTACCCAAAAATTACCAAATTTCTCAGTATGACTTGCCCATTGCTGAACATGGGTGGTTAGAAATTGAATTGGTCGATGCTGACGCTAACCCCGTTCGCAAAAAGATTGGGATCACACGCCTGCACATGGAGGAAGATGCAGGCAAATTGGTACACGCGGGAAGTGACCGCCTTTCTGGTTCCACCTACTCTCTGGTAGATTACAATCGGGCGGGTGTGCCGTTGGTAGAAATTGTTTCGGAACCCGATTTGCGTTCTGGACAAGAAGCCGCTGAGTATGCTCAAGAGTTGCGGCGAATTTTACGCTATCTTGGCGTCAGCGATGGTAACATGCAAGAAGGTTCTCTACGCTGCGATGTCAATATCTCCGTGCGTCCTGTTGGACAAAAGGAATTTGGCACTAAGGTAGAAATCAAAAACATGAACTCGTTCAACGCCATTCAACGGGCGATTGAATACGAAATTGAACGGCAAATCGTAGCGGTAGAAGCTGGCGAACGAATTATACAAGAGACTCGCCTTTGGGAAGAAGGCTCTCAACGCACAATTAGTATGCGGGTTAAGGAAGGTTCTAGCGATTACCGCTACTTTCCCGAACCAGATTTAGCACCGATTGAGGTTTCTAATGAACAATTAGAAGAGTGGCGCAGTCATCTTCCTGAACTACCAGCCCAGAAACGCCATCATTATGAATGTGAGTTGGGGCTGACTGTCTATGATGCGCGAGTGTTGACAGAAGAACGTGCAGTTGCTGAGTATTTTGAAGCGGTTATTGCTGCTGGTGCAAATCCCAAACAAGCCGCAAACTGGATTACTCAGGACATCGCCGCCTACCTTAACAAAAATAAACTCAACATCACCGAAATAGCCCTGACACCCACCAATCTTGCTGATGTCATCACTCGGATTGAAAAAGGGAAAATTAGCAACGCCATAGCTAAAGAGAAGCTTCCAGATTTGCTCAATGGTCGTTCTCCTGAGGAATTATTTAAAGATAAGGAACTTATCAGTGATCCCAGTCTGTTGGAAGCCATCATTGATGAAGTCATGGCCGCAAATCCCAAAGAACTAGAAAAGTACCGCAACGGTAACACCAACCTCAAAGGCTTCTTTGTTGGACAGGTTTTGAAAAAGACCAACAAACTCGCTGAACCCAAACTGACTAACCAATTGGTGGAAAAGAAGCTGAATGGCTAA
- a CDS encoding HugZ family pyridoxamine 5'-phosphate oxidase, translating into MSQFETALTAYQGFTDLFQSLIISTVSADNIPNASYAPFVIDESKNIYIYVSGLSTHTQNLYAVPKASVLFIEDESQTKQIFARRRLTFDCTASLVERDTELWNQIVDSFEARFGDIIQLLRDLPDFRIFKLKPTKGRFVIGFGAAYEVDPDNLNICSPTES; encoded by the coding sequence ATGTCCCAATTTGAAACCGCCCTCACCGCATATCAAGGCTTCACAGACCTTTTCCAAAGCCTTATTATCAGTACCGTAAGTGCAGATAACATTCCCAATGCGAGCTATGCTCCTTTTGTCATAGATGAAAGCAAAAATATTTACATCTATGTCAGCGGTCTTTCTACCCACACTCAAAATCTCTATGCTGTCCCCAAGGCGAGTGTGCTCTTTATTGAAGACGAATCTCAAACCAAGCAGATCTTTGCCCGTCGCCGTCTTACCTTTGACTGTACAGCGAGCTTAGTGGAACGAGACACGGAGTTATGGAACCAAATTGTAGATAGCTTTGAAGCGCGTTTCGGAGATATTATTCAACTATTGCGCGATTTGCCAGACTTCCGCATTTTTAAGCTTAAGCCAACTAAAGGTCGCTTTGTTATTGGCTTTGGTGCTGCCTATGAGGTAGACCCCGATAACTTAAACATCTGTTCGCCCACAGAAAGCTGA
- a CDS encoding hemerythrin domain-containing protein has product MGSTLDDTKRLSIATKLADMKALQNLLIQNEQQFIENCTDDDIRERLQDMLKDDQKNLGVLDTVIVQYGVKGEPKATTQKIIAEVQKLMESELTLFEKVQEHELLKHKQTMAGLLMHKAAQVVGADVEAAITPLNTVNFENRAHQEQLKGILEILGVRELTGKEPKQGLWARVQDAVAALTGVVGSVITRTDDEMGIRELLLMDHTKADILFVEIFNANDPHKIQEYFGQLYKDIKAHGTAEEQVVYPAVRQYYEHTQEIYDQTDEVMEMLDEIKPINPASSEFKAKIEQLRTAVRTHINQEEKDIFPKLRDNFSHEQQKQMASEFKTAKSKLQEQMAIA; this is encoded by the coding sequence ATGGGATCAACTCTTGATGACACTAAGCGCCTTTCAATTGCAACAAAATTGGCAGATATGAAAGCACTACAAAATCTGCTGATTCAGAATGAGCAGCAATTCATTGAAAACTGCACTGATGATGATATTCGGGAACGCCTACAGGATATGCTCAAAGATGATCAGAAAAACCTGGGCGTTCTCGATACTGTCATTGTTCAGTACGGTGTCAAGGGTGAACCTAAGGCAACAACCCAGAAGATAATTGCGGAAGTTCAGAAACTTATGGAATCTGAACTGACTTTGTTTGAGAAAGTACAAGAGCATGAATTGCTCAAGCATAAGCAAACAATGGCTGGACTGCTGATGCACAAAGCTGCTCAAGTTGTTGGTGCTGATGTTGAAGCTGCCATAACTCCTTTAAATACAGTTAACTTTGAAAACCGCGCTCATCAAGAGCAACTCAAAGGAATTCTGGAGATTCTGGGTGTTCGTGAACTGACAGGAAAAGAGCCAAAGCAGGGACTGTGGGCACGAGTTCAAGATGCTGTTGCCGCCTTAACTGGCGTGGTGGGTAGTGTCATCACACGTACCGATGACGAGATGGGTATCCGTGAGCTTCTCCTGATGGATCATACTAAGGCTGATATTCTGTTTGTGGAAATTTTCAACGCTAATGATCCTCATAAAATTCAAGAGTATTTTGGGCAACTCTACAAAGACATAAAAGCTCATGGCACAGCCGAAGAACAAGTCGTCTACCCAGCAGTTCGTCAGTATTACGAACACACACAGGAAATATACGACCAGACCGACGAAGTGATGGAGATGTTAGACGAAATTAAGCCTATCAATCCTGCTTCATCTGAATTCAAAGCAAAAATTGAGCAGCTAAGAACTGCTGTGCGAACTCATATTAATCAAGAAGAAAAGGATATATTCCCCAAACTCCGTGACAACTTCAGCCATGAGCAGCAGAAGCAAATGGCTAGCGAGTTTAAAACAGCTAAAAGCAAACTGCAAGAGCAGATGGCGATCGCTTAA
- a CDS encoding ATP-grasp domain-containing protein, whose protein sequence is MNLTYDFQYFHGCSFSDLFAQDIIDAHYALILNYPATASWAAYPNTKKYFIQDGSSEATKTPFNKLCQKEPWKNLAVLGDAIPGIVIVEPQKLLIDYWREHFGFSYSSMQTLDCSLYLDDLSQSDRFDKLITLFPFDNLKPEKHAVDPDTHYRLLDKVTLAELGVQCPKYESYNLHTKSLEDIQLPEQFPYLIKTSHGLSGEGTYIIKSASDLNYCFEELRKYLDHKLLNTIIVSEFVKNEVQNYCVQFYLNKAGDITLIGTTSQLVTEEGIYLGGLIHYRETDMSKFFEMIAAIGEYAHKVGYFGFIGFDVLEDKDGQLYAIDANFRINGSTPLCLQRHTLLSLGKEVAKYSTDYRMDGTLDSILVTLKPELDHKNFIILSALEKVKYGKIYTEISGIVAGETIEEMQHIEKNLQDKGLHSLA, encoded by the coding sequence ATGAACTTAACATACGATTTTCAGTATTTTCACGGTTGTTCTTTTTCTGATTTGTTTGCTCAAGACATCATTGATGCACATTATGCGCTCATTTTAAATTACCCTGCAACTGCCAGTTGGGCGGCTTACCCCAACACAAAAAAATACTTCATTCAAGACGGCAGTAGTGAAGCCACCAAAACTCCCTTCAACAAGCTTTGTCAGAAGGAACCTTGGAAAAATCTGGCTGTGTTAGGTGATGCCATTCCAGGAATTGTCATTGTTGAGCCACAAAAGTTGCTGATTGACTACTGGCGAGAGCATTTTGGCTTCAGCTATAGCAGTATGCAGACGCTAGACTGCTCGCTTTATCTGGATGATCTCAGCCAGAGCGATCGCTTTGACAAACTCATCACTCTATTTCCCTTTGATAATCTCAAACCTGAAAAACACGCCGTTGATCCGGACACTCACTACCGCTTGCTTGACAAAGTGACACTAGCCGAGCTAGGAGTGCAATGTCCGAAATACGAGAGTTACAATTTGCACACCAAGAGTCTCGAAGACATTCAGTTACCGGAACAATTCCCCTACTTGATCAAAACGTCCCACGGACTTTCAGGAGAAGGCACTTACATTATCAAAAGCGCCAGCGATCTAAACTACTGCTTTGAAGAACTGAGGAAGTATCTAGATCATAAACTGCTGAATACAATTATTGTCTCGGAGTTCGTCAAGAATGAGGTGCAGAACTACTGCGTGCAGTTCTATCTCAACAAAGCGGGAGATATAACCCTCATCGGTACCACAAGCCAACTCGTTACAGAGGAGGGCATCTATTTAGGGGGACTGATTCACTACCGCGAGACGGACATGAGCAAATTCTTTGAGATGATTGCCGCCATTGGTGAGTATGCTCATAAGGTCGGTTATTTCGGCTTTATTGGCTTCGACGTGTTGGAAGATAAAGACGGACAGCTTTATGCGATCGATGCCAATTTCCGAATCAATGGCTCAACTCCGCTGTGCTTACAGCGCCATACCCTACTGTCCCTTGGAAAGGAGGTGGCTAAATATTCCACCGACTACCGCATGGATGGGACATTGGACTCGATTCTAGTGACCCTGAAACCAGAACTGGATCACAAAAACTTTATCATCCTGTCAGCTTTAGAGAAGGTCAAATACGGAAAAATTTATACCGAAATTTCTGGGATTGTGGCTGGAGAGACAATCGAGGAAATGCAGCACATTGAGAAGAACCTACAGGATAAGGGATTGCATTCGCTTGCTTAA
- a CDS encoding isoaspartyl peptidase/L-asparaginase family protein: protein MTLAIIVHGGAKSISEDKVAANKAGCLAAVDAGWAVLTKGGTAAEAVEAAIRVLEADPTFNASLGASLNTEGEVALDAAIMEGDTLGWGAVAAVQGVRHPISVARKIMDEKPRMLVAHHAERFAADNGAEMCAKEDLISHETWQEWKEEQEVLDRPNTIGCVALDASGILVAGTSTGGLMNQQPGRVGDSAIVGSGLYADNKLGACSTTGDGESIIPVVLAKTAIDFLSADRHPDEAAQMAINTLKSKVTGEAGCILLDHQGRVGWAYNSQDMACGYMTTELDKPAVFTKKEASALSH, encoded by the coding sequence ATGACACTAGCTATTATTGTTCACGGTGGAGCGAAAAGCATTTCAGAGGATAAAGTTGCAGCCAACAAAGCTGGATGCTTGGCAGCAGTAGACGCAGGTTGGGCAGTGCTGACTAAGGGAGGCACTGCGGCAGAAGCCGTTGAGGCAGCCATCCGCGTTCTGGAAGCTGACCCGACCTTTAACGCCAGTTTGGGCGCGAGTCTCAACACTGAGGGAGAGGTGGCACTAGACGCGGCGATCATGGAGGGCGATACCTTAGGTTGGGGCGCAGTGGCAGCAGTTCAGGGTGTGCGTCATCCAATCTCGGTGGCACGTAAGATTATGGATGAAAAACCCAGGATGCTAGTGGCGCACCATGCAGAACGCTTTGCCGCAGACAACGGAGCCGAAATGTGTGCAAAAGAAGACTTGATATCTCATGAGACGTGGCAGGAGTGGAAGGAGGAGCAGGAAGTTCTGGATCGCCCCAACACCATTGGCTGTGTCGCTCTAGATGCTAGCGGTATCCTAGTAGCTGGAACCTCAACTGGGGGCTTAATGAATCAGCAACCTGGTCGCGTTGGCGATAGCGCGATCGTTGGCAGTGGCTTGTACGCTGACAATAAACTCGGCGCTTGCTCAACAACAGGTGATGGCGAGTCGATTATCCCGGTGGTTCTGGCGAAAACTGCGATTGATTTCCTGAGTGCAGACAGGCATCCAGACGAAGCAGCGCAGATGGCGATCAACACTCTGAAATCTAAAGTTACAGGTGAGGCTGGGTGCATCCTCTTAGACCATCAGGGACGGGTTGGCTGGGCTTATAACTCGCAGGACATGGCTTGTGGTTATATGACCACGGAACTGGACAAACCAGCTGTGTTTACCAAAAAAGAAGCTAGTGCTTTGTCGCATTAA
- a CDS encoding glycoside hydrolase family 2 protein — translation MNLLELENRAVELTSHANNKMRFGLKHTAYPRPQFQRAHWQSLNGLWKFAFDDQGKCVRPSDLTQWTHDIEVPFAPESTKSGIGDTGFHPNCWYEREFETPPGEGRLLLHFGAVDYRARVWVNGQYIAEHEGGHIGFTLDITHVLNDSGITKVTVWAQDDPQDLAKPRGKQDWQLEPHSIWYPRTSGIWQTVWVERVGTSYIDHIRWTPDFERWEIGCYAALAGDVPASGVQIKMKLSVGDRVLVNDTYEVFNGEISRRLALSDPGIDDYRNELLWSPEKPTLIDAEVQLWYKDQLLDEVITYTAMRTVSIQRDRFMLNGRPYYLRLVLDQGYWQDSLMSAPDDDALRRDVELAKAMGFNGVRKHQKIEDPRFLYWADVLGLLVWEEMPSAYRFSPKAVERTTKEWTDVIKRDINHPCIVAWVPFNESWGVPNLVETQAHRNYVLAMYHLTKTLDPSRPVIGNDGWESTDTDILAIHDYDTNPQHLAYRYGPEVKLSDLFDRKRPGGRILTLDNYPHQGQPVMLTEFGGIAYAPEDKPDANKIWGYERSWNISELQMKYAALLQTINNIEIFSGFCYTQLTDTFQEANGLLYADRTPKFPIEAIRAATLSGEGLCTPTHC, via the coding sequence ATGAACTTGTTAGAGTTGGAGAATCGTGCGGTTGAACTAACCTCTCATGCCAATAATAAGATGAGATTTGGTTTAAAACATACAGCATACCCGCGTCCGCAGTTCCAGCGAGCGCATTGGCAAAGTCTAAACGGTCTGTGGAAGTTCGCATTTGATGACCAGGGCAAATGCGTTCGACCTAGCGACCTTACCCAGTGGACACATGATATAGAAGTTCCCTTTGCTCCGGAATCTACCAAAAGTGGTATTGGTGATACAGGATTTCACCCGAACTGCTGGTACGAGAGGGAATTTGAAACACCACCAGGCGAGGGCAGATTGCTATTACACTTCGGTGCTGTGGACTATCGCGCTCGTGTCTGGGTTAACGGTCAATACATAGCGGAGCATGAAGGCGGACATATCGGTTTCACCCTCGATATTACCCATGTGTTGAATGACAGTGGAATCACGAAGGTGACAGTGTGGGCGCAGGACGATCCTCAAGACCTTGCCAAACCTAGAGGGAAGCAGGATTGGCAGCTAGAACCGCACAGTATTTGGTATCCTCGCACCAGTGGTATTTGGCAGACAGTCTGGGTTGAGCGCGTGGGTACGAGTTATATAGATCATATCCGCTGGACTCCCGATTTTGAGCGGTGGGAAATAGGTTGTTACGCTGCGCTCGCGGGTGATGTGCCTGCTTCTGGGGTACAAATAAAGATGAAACTGAGCGTTGGCGATAGAGTGCTGGTGAACGATACCTATGAAGTGTTCAACGGGGAGATTAGCCGCCGCCTCGCTCTTTCTGATCCAGGTATCGATGACTACCGCAACGAATTACTGTGGAGTCCGGAAAAGCCGACACTGATTGATGCAGAAGTTCAGTTGTGGTACAAAGACCAACTGCTGGATGAGGTTATAACTTATACGGCAATGCGGACTGTGAGTATACAGCGCGATCGCTTTATGCTCAACGGTCGTCCCTACTATTTGCGGCTGGTTCTCGATCAAGGCTACTGGCAAGATTCACTGATGAGTGCACCTGATGATGACGCGTTGCGGCGCGATGTGGAACTCGCGAAAGCAATGGGCTTTAACGGAGTCCGCAAGCACCAAAAAATTGAAGACCCCCGCTTTTTATATTGGGCAGACGTGCTGGGGCTGTTAGTATGGGAGGAGATGCCCAGTGCATATCGCTTCTCGCCTAAAGCAGTAGAGCGCACCACCAAAGAGTGGACAGATGTCATCAAGCGGGATATCAACCACCCCTGTATTGTGGCTTGGGTACCGTTCAATGAATCTTGGGGAGTTCCGAATCTGGTCGAAACACAGGCTCACCGGAACTACGTTTTAGCAATGTATCACTTGACCAAGACGCTCGATCCGAGTCGCCCAGTGATTGGTAACGATGGCTGGGAAAGTACAGATACGGACATTCTGGCTATCCATGACTACGACACCAATCCGCAGCACTTGGCTTATCGTTATGGACCGGAAGTCAAGCTATCAGATTTATTTGATCGTAAGCGTCCCGGAGGGCGCATCCTCACACTCGACAACTATCCTCACCAGGGACAGCCAGTGATGCTGACCGAGTTTGGCGGTATCGCCTATGCCCCTGAAGACAAGCCCGATGCTAATAAAATCTGGGGATATGAGCGCAGCTGGAATATCTCCGAGCTACAAATGAAATACGCTGCCCTACTGCAAACTATCAATAATATTGAGATATTCAGTGGATTTTGTTACACGCAGTTGACGGATACGTTCCAAGAAGCTAACGGGTTGTTGTACGCCGATCGCACGCCGAAATTTCCCATCGAGGCGATCCGCGCAGCGACCCTTTCAGGAGAAGGATTATGTACTCCCACGCACTGTTAA
- the galT gene encoding galactose-1-phosphate uridylyltransferase → MYSHALLKPDGRPLTLYSRYPIAENITATSPSNEPVQANPHLRWHPLRGEWVAYASHRQGRTFMPPPEYNPLAPTSNPEFPTELPQGKYDVAVFENRFPSMTVSADDPPASIVETLPANGACEVVVFTQDPRASLSSLELDHLELLLQVWGDRTRVIGANPQIQYVLPFENKGIEVGVTLHHPHGQIYAYPFVPPVPARMLEQQRQFYQQQGRGLLEDLIQKEIADNKRIIYQDEEAIAFVPVCARYPYEVWIAPIKPVSTFMDLTPEQRQGLARALKTVTLKYDGLWNRPFPYLMAWFQAPTDGEAHPEAHLHAEFYPPYRTSERLKYLAGTELAAGMFANDALPEEKAKELQAVVVNLQTPVRL, encoded by the coding sequence ATGTACTCCCACGCACTGTTAAAGCCAGATGGTCGCCCACTGACTTTATATAGTCGATACCCTATAGCCGAGAATATTACAGCTACTAGCCCTAGCAATGAGCCAGTACAGGCAAATCCGCACCTGCGCTGGCATCCCTTGCGGGGGGAATGGGTGGCTTACGCTTCTCACCGTCAAGGGCGGACTTTCATGCCGCCCCCAGAGTATAACCCGCTCGCACCAACCAGCAACCCTGAGTTTCCAACTGAACTACCGCAAGGTAAGTATGACGTAGCGGTATTCGAGAACCGCTTTCCGTCGATGACGGTATCTGCTGACGATCCGCCAGCCAGCATCGTGGAAACTTTGCCTGCCAATGGGGCGTGCGAGGTAGTGGTTTTTACACAAGACCCCCGCGCCTCCCTCAGTTCCTTGGAATTGGATCACCTAGAGTTGCTGTTGCAAGTCTGGGGTGATCGCACCCGCGTCATCGGCGCAAATCCCCAAATCCAGTATGTGCTGCCCTTTGAAAACAAGGGCATAGAAGTTGGTGTGACTCTGCACCATCCCCACGGGCAAATTTATGCATATCCTTTTGTACCGCCTGTTCCAGCACGGATGTTAGAGCAACAGCGGCAATTTTACCAGCAACAGGGGCGCGGGTTGCTGGAAGATTTGATCCAAAAGGAGATTGCTGACAACAAACGGATTATTTACCAGGATGAAGAAGCGATCGCATTCGTCCCGGTGTGCGCTCGTTACCCGTATGAGGTTTGGATTGCCCCAATTAAGCCTGTTAGCACTTTCATGGATCTTACTCCTGAGCAACGCCAGGGACTTGCCAGGGCGTTAAAAACTGTCACCCTCAAGTACGACGGTTTGTGGAATCGTCCGTTTCCTTACCTGATGGCTTGGTTTCAAGCACCAACTGACGGTGAAGCGCATCCCGAAGCCCATTTACACGCCGAATTTTATCCTCCCTATCGAACAAGCGAAAGGCTGAAGTATCTGGCGGGAACGGAACTCGCAGCAGGGATGTTTGCGAATGATGCTTTACCAGAGGAAAAGGCGAAGGAGTTGCAGGCTGTGGTGGTAAATCTCCAAACGCCAGTGCGGTTGTGA
- a CDS encoding M24 family metallopeptidase, with protein sequence MSGLNQEVSTKLELIRQTLTETETQGLRLRGTDWFAWATAGASNTVLLTAETGVAQVLVTAQDAWVLTDEIEAQRLKDEELPANFKLHVNPWADATVRESFVRDATSGGKVLTDHPIFDIEKLLPPSLQHHKRVMMSSELERYRQVGLKASEAMTEVLKTAKPTWTEYQLAGAGAEALWARGLHPALTLVAGERRLPLYRHATASSEQLGRQAMLVFCARGYGLYANLTRFVCFDALSDEDAQLHRHVREIEAQALNVCQPGISLNSVYDTLAKAYEQQGLNNAIREHHQGGTTGYLSREIVANPTTTDTLEEGIAVAWNPSLSGAKVEDTFVILQDSKLENLTFDANFPSVEVEGRLRPVPLEVG encoded by the coding sequence ATGAGTGGTTTAAATCAAGAAGTCTCTACCAAACTGGAGTTAATCCGCCAAACCCTAACTGAAACTGAAACCCAGGGATTACGTCTACGCGGAACAGACTGGTTTGCTTGGGCGACTGCTGGTGCTTCTAACACCGTGCTGCTGACTGCTGAAACCGGAGTCGCACAAGTGCTGGTAACAGCACAAGATGCTTGGGTTTTAACGGATGAAATTGAAGCACAGCGTTTAAAGGACGAAGAACTGCCAGCTAATTTTAAGCTACACGTCAATCCTTGGGCTGATGCTACTGTGCGTGAATCTTTTGTGCGTGATGCTACTAGTGGTGGGAAGGTTTTAACTGACCATCCTATCTTTGATATAGAGAAGCTATTACCCCCGTCTCTACAACATCATAAAAGAGTCATGATGTCAAGTGAGCTAGAGCGATATCGTCAAGTGGGGCTAAAAGCAAGCGAAGCGATGACAGAGGTTTTAAAAACCGCCAAGCCAACCTGGACAGAATATCAATTAGCAGGTGCAGGTGCAGAGGCATTGTGGGCGAGGGGGCTGCATCCAGCGCTGACTTTAGTGGCTGGCGAAAGGCGTTTACCGCTGTACCGTCATGCGACAGCTAGTAGTGAGCAGTTGGGACGGCAAGCGATGCTGGTTTTTTGCGCTAGAGGATATGGTTTATACGCGAATTTGACGCGATTTGTTTGTTTTGATGCCCTTTCGGATGAAGACGCTCAATTGCATCGTCATGTCCGCGAAATTGAGGCTCAAGCGTTAAATGTCTGCCAACCTGGAATATCTCTGAATTCGGTTTATGACACTTTAGCTAAAGCTTATGAACAACAAGGATTGAATAATGCCATCCGCGAACATCATCAAGGTGGAACAACCGGATATCTGTCGCGAGAAATTGTGGCAAATCCTACTACGACCGACACTTTAGAAGAAGGTATAGCTGTTGCTTGGAATCCAAGTCTATCCGGGGCAAAAGTTGAAGATACTTTTGTTATTCTTCAGGATAGTAAGTTGGAAAATCTAACTTTCGATGCAAATTTTCCCAGCGTGGAGGTAGAAGGAAGGCTGCGCCCTGTGCCTTTGGAGGTTGGATAA
- the galK gene encoding galactokinase, translated as MNFEKIFSQPPEAEANAPGRVNLLGEHTDYNDGFVLPTAIPQRTTVQLGFSADGQHHFYSEDLDEQVNILESNKTPSGFASYIFGCIELLKKEGYAIPPLSLYVKSTVPIGVGLSSSAALEVATLKGLRELLHLPINDVEIAQLGQQAEIQYAGLNCGIMDQMASSLADTDSMLFLDTRTLERSVIPFPEGAEILVIDSGVHHELAAGSGYNQRRAECEEAARRLGVKALRDITNPQAAEPLPELLRRRARHVITEDNRVLEAAQGVSAKRFGELMNASHTSQRDDYEVSVPAVDTLVAMLQKTSGVFGARLTGGGFGGACVALVATGQGRGIATKVLEQFNQAGYTGRILVPPKDL; from the coding sequence ATGAACTTTGAAAAAATATTTAGTCAACCACCTGAAGCCGAAGCCAATGCGCCAGGGAGAGTCAATTTACTTGGTGAACATACAGACTACAACGATGGTTTTGTGCTTCCGACTGCAATTCCTCAACGCACGACAGTACAGTTAGGTTTTAGTGCGGATGGACAACACCACTTTTATTCTGAAGATTTAGACGAGCAAGTCAACATTTTAGAAAGTAATAAAACGCCGTCTGGATTTGCAAGTTATATATTTGGGTGTATCGAACTTTTAAAAAAAGAAGGATACGCAATACCACCACTTTCTTTGTACGTCAAATCGACAGTGCCGATAGGTGTAGGCTTGTCCAGCAGTGCTGCTTTAGAAGTCGCAACGCTCAAGGGATTGCGCGAACTTCTCCATCTCCCCATCAATGATGTCGAAATCGCCCAACTTGGACAACAAGCGGAAATCCAGTATGCAGGCTTAAACTGCGGCATCATGGATCAAATGGCATCAAGTCTGGCTGATACTGACTCGATGCTATTTTTAGATACTCGCACCCTTGAGCGCTCAGTCATACCTTTTCCAGAGGGAGCAGAAATCTTGGTCATTGATAGTGGTGTTCATCACGAACTGGCAGCAGGTAGCGGATATAACCAGCGTCGTGCTGAGTGTGAGGAAGCGGCGCGGCGGTTGGGAGTGAAAGCACTCAGAGACATCACAAATCCGCAAGCCGCAGAGCCATTACCCGAACTTCTACGTCGTCGCGCTCGTCACGTCATCACCGAGGACAATCGAGTGCTTGAGGCTGCACAAGGGGTGTCAGCAAAACGCTTTGGTGAATTGATGAATGCTTCCCACACAAGTCAGCGCGACGATTATGAAGTTTCGGTGCCAGCAGTAGATACCCTTGTGGCGATGTTGCAGAAAACATCCGGAGTCTTCGGCGCACGTTTGACAGGTGGTGGTTTTGGCGGGGCTTGCGTTGCTTTAGTTGCAACAGGTCAGGGCAGAGGTATTGCAACTAAAGTCCTTGAACAATTCAATCAAGCAGGCTACACCGGACGAATTTTAGTTCCCCCTAAAGATTTGTGA